One window from the genome of Microcebus murinus isolate Inina chromosome X, M.murinus_Inina_mat1.0, whole genome shotgun sequence encodes:
- the LOC105882331 gene encoding melanoma-associated antigen B1, whose protein sequence is MPRGHKSKLRAREKRRQARGEPQGLEAAEAIAAGGEEAPSSSSAVSEGASQSAAAAGIPGKSESAQATCSSAAAVSGTRAEQGAQGQDGECPSGVLPSSESSTKDPLAKKVGVLVQFLLEKYKMKEPIMKADMLKIITKRYKEHFPEILRKTTLRLELVFGLDLKEVDPRGRSFELVSKLHLSSDTGMSEDGFPKNGLLMPLLSLIFMNGDRASEEEIWEFLNDLGLYEGREHFIYGEPRKLITKDLVQEKYLEYRLVPNSDPPCYEFLWGSKAHAETSMTKVLEFLAKVIKTVPRTFQSPNEEALKDEEGPSQTRVGARATSGSSSQP, encoded by the coding sequence ATGCCTCGTGGTCACAAGAGTAAGCTCCGGGCCCGTGAGAAACGCCGCCAGGCTCGAGGTGAACCCCAAGGTCTCGAGGCTGCTGAAGCCATTGCAGCAGGGGGAGAAGAggccccatcctcctcctctgctgtTAGTGAGGGTGCTTCCCAGAGCGCCGCTGCCGCAGGCATTCCTGGGAAGTCGGAGAGTGCCCAAGCCACCTGCTCTTCTGCTGCAGCTGTTTCAGGCACCCGGGCTGAGCAAGGTGCCCAGGGCCAAGATGGGGAATGTCCAAGCGGCGTCCTGCCCTCCTCTGAGAGCTCAACGAAAGACCCCCTGGCCAAGAAGGTGGGCGTGTTGGTGCAGTTTCTGctggaaaagtataaaatgaaagagCCCATCATGAAGGCTGACATGCTGAAGATTATCACCAAGAGGTACAAGGAGCACTTCCCCGAAATCCTCCGGAAAACCACTTTGCGCCTGGAGCTGGTGTTTGGCCTTGATCTAAAGGAGGTCGACCCCAGAGGTCGCTCCTTTGAGCTCGTCAGCAAGCTGCACCTTTCCAGCGACACGGGCATGAGCGAAGACGGCTTCCCCAAGAACGGGCTCCTGATGCCTCTTCTGAGCCTGATCTTCATGAATGGCGACCGTGCCTCTGAGGAAGAGATATGGGAATTCCTGAATGACTTGGGGCTGTATGAAGGGAGGGAGCATTTCATCTATGGGGAGCCCAGGAAGCTGATCACCAAAGATTTGGTGCAGGAGAAGTATCTGGAATACCGACTGGTGCCCAACAGTGATCCTCCATGCTATGAGTTTCTGTGGGGTTCTAAGGCCCATGCTGAAACCAGCATGACGAAAGTCCTAGAGTTTTTGGCCAAGGTCATTAAAACCGTTCCCAGAACCTTCCAGTCCCCAAATGAGGAGGCTTTGAAAGATGAGGAAGGGCCATCCCAAACCAGAGTTGGCGCCAGGGCCACCTCTGGGAGTTCCTCCCAACCCTAG